One Gordonia sp. SID5947 genomic region harbors:
- a CDS encoding thioredoxin domain-containing protein, which translates to MNGSQPGPESTEVGRDGDLQRNALGRSTSPYLRQHADNPVHWQEWGSEALAEAARRDVPILLSVGYAACHWCHVMAHESFEDAATAAVMNRDFVCIKVDREERPDIDTIYMNATVAMTGQGGWPMTCFLTPSGDPFYCGTYFPSSPRGGMPSFVQIMGAVVEAWTQRRDEIDAMGSRVRDHLRANAEALPLADVGVDDRLLAHAVTTILDDEDVESGGFGGAPKFPPSALLEGLIRATERTADPRPMDAAIRTTSAMARGGIYDQLAGGFARYSVDNDWVVPHFEKMLYDNAQLLRAYAHLARRTGDPLAMRVVEETIEFLERDLRVTDGFASSLDADADGVEGSTYVWSPAELVEALGESDGRWAAEVLEVTSDGTFEHGRSTLQLPHDPDDPVRFAEIRRRLLAVRSGRVQPARDDKVVTGWNAMAVTALVEAGAGLGRPDWIDLGAWCARAMLDRHVVGGQLRRSSLGGVVGQPAAALDDHAALVTSLLTLHQVTGETHWREDGLAVLDATIEQFADPDAPGTWFDAVGDGLITRPRDPVDGATPAGASLMAEALLAASALADFGPATRYAELLDQTLARAVVLLAKVPRSAGHWLAVAQARVSGPLQIAIAQGPDSMGDLAAHARLVAPGGTIVVAGERDSMPLLDGRGTVDGADAAYVCRGTVCGLPVTEGRALEGALATG; encoded by the coding sequence ATGAACGGAAGTCAGCCGGGACCTGAATCGACCGAGGTGGGTCGTGACGGGGACCTGCAGCGCAATGCCCTGGGACGATCCACGAGCCCGTATCTCCGCCAACACGCCGACAACCCGGTGCACTGGCAGGAGTGGGGGAGCGAGGCCTTGGCCGAGGCCGCCCGCCGCGACGTGCCGATCCTGCTCTCCGTCGGCTACGCCGCCTGTCACTGGTGCCATGTCATGGCACACGAATCATTCGAAGACGCCGCCACCGCTGCGGTGATGAACCGTGATTTCGTGTGCATCAAGGTCGATCGGGAAGAACGTCCCGACATCGACACGATCTACATGAACGCGACCGTGGCGATGACCGGGCAGGGCGGGTGGCCGATGACGTGCTTCCTCACCCCCTCCGGCGACCCGTTCTATTGCGGTACCTATTTCCCGTCGTCCCCCCGTGGCGGGATGCCGTCCTTCGTCCAGATCATGGGTGCAGTCGTCGAGGCGTGGACACAGCGACGCGACGAGATCGATGCCATGGGCAGTCGGGTCCGTGATCATCTGCGGGCCAACGCCGAGGCCCTGCCGCTCGCCGACGTCGGTGTCGATGATCGATTGCTCGCCCACGCGGTCACCACGATCCTCGACGACGAGGACGTCGAGTCCGGCGGATTCGGAGGGGCCCCGAAATTCCCGCCGTCAGCGTTGCTGGAGGGGCTGATCCGCGCGACCGAGCGGACCGCCGATCCGCGGCCGATGGACGCGGCGATCCGGACCACGTCCGCGATGGCACGAGGCGGCATCTACGACCAACTGGCCGGCGGGTTCGCTCGCTACTCGGTCGACAACGACTGGGTGGTACCGCATTTCGAGAAGATGCTCTACGACAACGCGCAATTGTTGCGTGCCTACGCGCATCTGGCACGTCGTACAGGTGACCCGCTTGCGATGCGGGTTGTCGAGGAGACCATCGAGTTCCTCGAGCGGGACCTGCGTGTGACGGACGGGTTCGCATCGTCGCTCGACGCCGATGCCGACGGCGTGGAGGGTTCGACGTATGTGTGGTCGCCCGCTGAGTTGGTCGAAGCCCTCGGCGAGAGCGATGGACGTTGGGCGGCAGAGGTTCTCGAGGTGACCTCGGACGGCACCTTCGAACACGGTCGGTCGACGCTGCAACTGCCGCACGACCCCGACGACCCGGTCCGGTTCGCGGAGATCCGGCGGCGACTTCTGGCGGTTCGCAGCGGGCGGGTGCAGCCCGCGCGCGACGACAAGGTGGTCACCGGTTGGAACGCCATGGCCGTCACGGCTTTGGTCGAGGCGGGCGCCGGTCTCGGGCGTCCGGACTGGATCGATCTTGGTGCCTGGTGCGCTCGCGCGATGCTCGATCGTCATGTCGTCGGCGGGCAGTTGCGGCGTTCGTCGCTGGGTGGCGTCGTCGGCCAGCCTGCGGCGGCGCTCGACGATCACGCCGCCCTCGTCACCTCTCTGCTGACCCTTCATCAGGTTACCGGCGAAACGCATTGGCGCGAAGACGGACTGGCTGTTCTCGATGCGACCATCGAGCAGTTCGCAGATCCGGATGCGCCAGGGACCTGGTTCGACGCCGTCGGCGACGGACTGATCACGCGACCCCGTGATCCGGTCGACGGGGCCACCCCGGCCGGCGCGTCACTGATGGCCGAGGCGCTGCTGGCGGCGTCGGCCCTGGCGGATTTCGGGCCGGCCACGCGCTATGCGGAATTGCTCGATCAGACGTTGGCGCGCGCGGTGGTTCTGCTGGCGAAGGTGCCTCGGTCGGCGGGCCACTGGCTGGCGGTGGCGCAGGCCCGTGTCTCCGGACCGCTGCAGATCGCGATCGCTCAAGGCCCGGACAGCATGGGCGATCTCGCCGCGCACGCTCGTCTGGTTGCGCCCGGCGGAACGATCGTCGTTGCCGGGGAACGAGATTCGATGCCCCTGTTGGACGGGCGGGGGACGGTGGACGGAGCCGATGCCGCCTATGTCTGCCGTGGCACGGTCTGCGGGCTACCGGTGACGGAGGGCCGAGCGCTCGAGGGAGCTTTGGCGACAGGCTGA
- the mca gene encoding mycothiol conjugate amidase Mca, translating into MTESHTGGPHAGLRLMAVHAHPDDESSKGAATTAKYAAEGHDVLVVTLTGGERGDILNPAMDRPGVKERMSEVRKEEMANAAAALGVEQMWLGFVDSGLPEGDPLPPVPEGSFAAIPIEEAIEALVRVVREFRPHVMVTYDERGGYPHPDHIRDHEVSLAAFERAGDPEAYPGTGEPWTVSKIYYTHGFIRDRMVLFSDEFERHGQESPFTEWLSKWEPGRGDLMGRVTTQVECGKYFPQRDDALRAHATQIDPNGVFFAVPLEWQQRLWPTEEFELAQTRVKTSIPETDLFAGIEEP; encoded by the coding sequence GTGACCGAATCTCACACAGGTGGACCGCATGCAGGTCTCCGTCTGATGGCGGTGCATGCTCACCCGGATGACGAGTCCAGCAAGGGCGCCGCGACGACCGCGAAGTATGCGGCCGAGGGCCACGACGTGCTCGTGGTCACGCTCACCGGTGGTGAGCGTGGCGACATCCTGAACCCGGCCATGGACCGCCCGGGCGTGAAAGAGCGGATGAGTGAGGTCCGCAAAGAGGAGATGGCGAACGCGGCCGCGGCGCTCGGGGTCGAGCAGATGTGGCTCGGTTTCGTCGACTCCGGTCTTCCCGAGGGCGATCCGCTGCCTCCCGTGCCCGAGGGGTCATTCGCCGCCATCCCCATCGAGGAGGCCATCGAAGCGCTCGTCCGCGTGGTCCGGGAGTTCCGGCCGCACGTGATGGTCACTTACGACGAGCGGGGCGGTTATCCGCATCCGGATCACATCCGGGATCACGAGGTGTCGCTCGCCGCGTTCGAGCGAGCCGGCGACCCGGAGGCGTACCCCGGAACCGGCGAACCGTGGACCGTGTCGAAGATCTATTACACGCATGGGTTCATCCGGGATCGAATGGTTCTGTTCTCCGACGAGTTCGAACGGCACGGTCAGGAGAGTCCGTTCACGGAATGGCTCAGCAAGTGGGAGCCCGGTCGTGGAGACCTGATGGGTCGGGTGACGACCCAGGTCGAATGCGGCAAGTACTTCCCACAGCGTGACGACGCGCTGCGGGCACATGCGACCCAGATCGATCCGAACGGGGTCTTCTTCGCGGTGCCGCTCGAGTGGCAGCAGCGGCTGTGGCCGACCGAGGAGTTCGAGCTCGCGCAGACACGAGTCAAGACCTCGATCCCGGAAACCGATCTGTTCGCGGGAATCGAGGAGCCATGA
- a CDS encoding DUF4307 domain-containing protein: MNSSDGGTGAGENTPRSGPRATYPTQQSPTSRRRWFIALSALVVVVGLALAALGYSKFANPEVSGEASGYQILNPSTVAVQITITRRDPGQPAACVVRGRSADGDETGRREILIPPGTQTQVGVHTEVSTSKPPVIGEVFGCTTDVPAYLTAPSEP, encoded by the coding sequence GTGAACAGTTCAGACGGGGGCACCGGCGCCGGGGAGAACACGCCGCGCAGTGGCCCTCGGGCGACCTACCCGACGCAGCAGTCGCCGACCAGTAGGCGCCGGTGGTTCATCGCGCTGTCTGCGCTGGTGGTGGTCGTGGGTCTCGCGCTCGCCGCTCTGGGCTATTCGAAATTCGCCAACCCGGAGGTCTCCGGCGAGGCGTCCGGATATCAGATCCTGAATCCCTCCACGGTTGCGGTGCAGATCACCATCACACGGCGCGATCCGGGGCAGCCGGCCGCCTGCGTGGTGCGCGGACGCTCGGCAGACGGCGACGAGACGGGTCGGCGGGAGATCCTCATCCCGCCGGGCACGCAGACCCAGGTGGGGGTGCACACCGAGGTGAGCACGTCCAAGCCTCCCGTTATCGGCGAGGTCTTCGGTTGCACCACCGATGTGCCCGCGTATCTGACCGCCCCCTCTGAACCGTGA
- a CDS encoding queuosine precursor transporter: MTTSTRERAVFATVATPYYAYLMALFVGVMLVSNITGTKGVVLFDDWLNVSLGPIQMNGLVTDGAFYLFPLAYVLGDVISEVYGFRAMRRAILAGFAVLLIASICFWLTIELPAADFYEGQEAFRTVAGVVPQFLLAGLAGYLAGEFLNSFVLVKMKERAGERHLWARLIGSTVVGEFADTLVFCSIAATALGISSWGDFINYTVVGFVWKTLVEIVIMPVTYLVVGWLKRVEPSYAEALRQARSDGSDVL; the protein is encoded by the coding sequence GTGACCACGTCGACGCGCGAGCGCGCGGTCTTCGCGACCGTGGCGACCCCGTACTACGCGTACCTGATGGCGCTGTTCGTCGGCGTGATGCTCGTCAGCAACATCACGGGCACCAAGGGTGTCGTCCTGTTCGACGACTGGCTGAACGTCTCGCTCGGACCCATCCAGATGAACGGCCTGGTCACCGACGGCGCGTTCTACCTGTTTCCTCTGGCGTACGTACTCGGCGACGTGATCAGCGAGGTCTACGGGTTCCGCGCGATGCGTCGGGCGATCCTCGCCGGTTTCGCCGTGTTGTTGATCGCCTCGATCTGCTTTTGGCTGACCATCGAGCTGCCGGCCGCGGACTTCTACGAAGGCCAGGAAGCATTCCGGACGGTCGCGGGCGTGGTCCCCCAGTTCCTGCTCGCCGGACTGGCCGGCTATCTCGCCGGTGAGTTCCTGAACTCGTTCGTGCTCGTGAAGATGAAGGAACGCGCGGGCGAACGTCACCTGTGGGCGCGCCTGATCGGCTCGACGGTGGTCGGCGAGTTCGCCGACACCCTCGTTTTCTGTTCGATTGCGGCGACCGCTCTGGGGATTTCCAGCTGGGGCGATTTCATCAATTACACGGTCGTCGGATTCGTCTGGAAGACGTTGGTGGAGATAGTGATCATGCCGGTGACGTACCTGGTCGTCGGGTGGCTCAAGAGGGTTGAGCCCAGCTACGCAGAAGCACTCCGACAGGCGCGCTCAGACGGTTCTGATGTGCTTTAG
- the greA gene encoding transcription elongation factor GreA, producing the protein MTDTQVTWLTQESHDRLKGELDSLIANRPVIAAEINERREEGDLKENGGYHAAREEQGQQEARIRQLQELLNNAKVGEAPTQSGVALPGSVVKVYYDGDESDTETFLIATREESAKGGSIETYSPSSPLGAALIDAKVGETREYSVPSGAVVKVTLVSAEPYHS; encoded by the coding sequence ATGACCGACACACAGGTGACGTGGCTGACCCAGGAGTCGCATGACCGCCTCAAGGGCGAACTGGATTCACTGATCGCCAATCGACCGGTCATTGCTGCGGAGATCAACGAGCGTCGTGAAGAAGGCGACCTCAAGGAGAACGGCGGCTACCACGCGGCCCGCGAAGAGCAGGGCCAGCAGGAGGCGCGCATCCGTCAGCTCCAGGAGTTGCTGAACAATGCGAAGGTCGGCGAAGCACCGACGCAGTCGGGTGTCGCGCTGCCGGGATCGGTTGTCAAGGTCTATTACGACGGCGACGAGAGCGACACCGAGACCTTCCTGATCGCGACCCGCGAGGAGAGCGCCAAGGGTGGGTCGATCGAGACCTACTCGCCGAGCTCGCCCCTCGGCGCGGCACTGATCGACGCCAAGGTCGGCGAGACCCGCGAATACTCCGTGCCGAGCGGCGCGGTGGTCAAGGTGACCCTCGTCAGCGCCGAGCCGTACCACAGCTGA
- a CDS encoding DUF4352 domain-containing protein, translating to MTNPQNPEQQYAAPQQGAPYSGAPQYAAPQQYPGDHYGAAPQYGAPIPPVQSPKKKRKWPWVMGGIFMLLIIIAAVSGGGSDDATDDTAAAANATAANAPADVPAAANAAADVPTATAPQNDDDAAAMNSPVRDGKFEFVVTGVERGLESVGSNPYLAQKAQGQFVIVAMTVKNIGDRPQGFSPSNQKLLDSQGRSFESDTSAQIALDSDSTDVAVWDNINPGNAVQVRIVYDMPAGAAPATVELHDSMFSGGEKVSLK from the coding sequence ATGACCAATCCCCAGAATCCGGAGCAGCAGTACGCGGCTCCTCAGCAGGGCGCCCCGTACAGCGGAGCACCCCAGTACGCGGCACCGCAGCAGTACCCGGGCGATCATTACGGCGCCGCTCCGCAGTACGGAGCGCCGATCCCGCCCGTTCAGTCGCCGAAGAAGAAGCGCAAGTGGCCGTGGGTCATGGGTGGAATCTTCATGCTGCTCATCATCATCGCCGCGGTGTCCGGTGGGGGTTCCGACGACGCGACGGACGACACCGCTGCGGCTGCAAACGCCACGGCGGCGAACGCCCCAGCCGATGTGCCCGCGGCGGCGAACGCCGCAGCCGATGTGCCCACGGCGACGGCGCCGCAGAATGACGATGATGCTGCGGCGATGAACAGCCCGGTCCGCGACGGCAAGTTCGAATTCGTGGTCACCGGAGTCGAGAGGGGTCTCGAGAGCGTGGGAAGCAACCCCTATCTCGCCCAGAAGGCGCAGGGACAGTTTGTGATCGTCGCAATGACGGTCAAGAACATCGGCGACAGGCCGCAGGGGTTCTCGCCCAGCAATCAGAAGCTGCTGGACTCACAGGGCCGCAGTTTTGAATCCGACACCTCCGCGCAGATCGCGCTCGACAGCGACAGCACCGATGTCGCGGTGTGGGACAACATCAACCCCGGCAACGCAGTTCAGGTCAGGATTGTCTACGACATGCCGGCCGGCGCCGCCCCGGCGACCGTCGAACTGCACGACTCGATGTTCTCGGGCGGCGAGAAGGTTTCGCTGAAGTAG
- a CDS encoding nitronate monooxygenase family protein, which yields MHTPICDELGIEFPIFAFTHCRDVVVAVSKAGGFGVLGAVGFTPEQLEIELKWIDEHIGDRPYGVDIVIPNKYEGMDADMSTEELTKMLQDMVPAETLDFGRKLLLDHGVPLAEDGDNSLQLLGWTEATATPQVEIALQHPKVKLIANALGTPPVDMIEKIHASGRKVAALCGSPQQALKHADADVDIIIAQGGEGGGHCGEVGSIVLWPQVVAAVAPRPVLAAGGIGSGQQIAAALALGTQGAWTGSQWLMVEESENTPVQQAAYVNAGSRDTVRSRSFTGKPCRMLRNDWTEAWEDPNNPEPLGMPLQYMVSGMAVAATHKHPDESIDVAFNPVGQVVGQFQKVEKSAAVIERWVQEYIDATGNLESLANAT from the coding sequence TTGCACACCCCGATCTGTGACGAGCTCGGTATCGAGTTCCCCATCTTCGCGTTCACCCACTGCCGTGATGTGGTGGTCGCCGTCAGCAAGGCAGGCGGCTTCGGCGTGCTCGGGGCGGTCGGGTTCACTCCCGAGCAGCTCGAGATCGAGCTCAAGTGGATCGACGAGCACATCGGGGATCGGCCGTACGGTGTCGACATCGTCATCCCCAACAAGTACGAGGGGATGGATGCCGACATGTCCACCGAGGAGCTGACGAAGATGCTCCAGGACATGGTGCCCGCCGAGACCCTGGACTTCGGGCGCAAGCTGCTGCTCGACCACGGCGTTCCCCTCGCCGAGGATGGCGACAACTCGCTGCAGTTGCTCGGTTGGACCGAGGCGACCGCGACGCCGCAGGTCGAGATCGCTCTGCAGCACCCGAAGGTGAAGCTGATCGCCAACGCACTCGGTACACCGCCCGTCGACATGATCGAGAAGATCCACGCGTCGGGCCGCAAGGTCGCCGCGCTGTGTGGTTCACCCCAGCAGGCGCTCAAGCACGCCGACGCCGATGTGGACATCATCATCGCCCAGGGCGGCGAGGGTGGCGGTCACTGCGGAGAGGTGGGTTCGATCGTGCTCTGGCCCCAGGTCGTCGCCGCGGTCGCCCCGCGTCCGGTGCTGGCCGCCGGCGGCATCGGCAGTGGTCAGCAGATCGCCGCCGCATTGGCACTGGGTACGCAGGGTGCGTGGACCGGTTCGCAGTGGTTGATGGTCGAAGAGTCCGAGAACACGCCGGTCCAGCAGGCCGCCTATGTCAACGCCGGTAGTCGCGACACCGTGCGCAGCCGGTCGTTCACCGGCAAGCCGTGCCGCATGCTCCGCAACGACTGGACCGAGGCATGGGAAGACCCGAACAACCCGGAGCCGCTGGGAATGCCGTTGCAGTACATGGTCTCCGGTATGGCGGTGGCGGCGACCCACAAGCACCCCGACGAGAGTATCGACGTGGCGTTCAATCCGGTGGGACAAGTCGTCGGCCAGTTCCAGAAGGTGGAGAAGTCCGCCGCCGTGATCGAACGCTGGGTGCAGGAGTACATCGACGCCACCGGAAATCTGGAGAGCCTCGCCAACGCGACGTGA
- a CDS encoding phosphatase PAP2 family protein, producing the protein MFEYLGQPRWWVEILLIWAIYSAYSRVRNIGGKDVDRAFGNGRSIAEIERHLHIAFEPVLNRWVHVNGWVADLSALHYHTLHWWVTIGVFVWLFWRRRERYRRASLVLAVTTLIALAGFFLIPTAPPRMYPGYVDIMAQTASWGWWEGSGSPGPESVTNQFAAMPSLHCGWAIWCGVMIAMYARRTWVRVLGVLYPISTGFVVIGTANHYALDVIAIAVVIAVAMAIVYVPWRQAAEAVARKLAVSGRSVA; encoded by the coding sequence GTGTTCGAATACCTGGGGCAGCCGCGATGGTGGGTGGAGATCCTGCTCATCTGGGCGATCTACTCGGCGTATTCGCGGGTTCGCAACATCGGTGGCAAGGACGTCGATCGGGCGTTCGGGAATGGGCGATCGATCGCGGAGATCGAGCGACATCTGCACATCGCCTTCGAACCGGTGCTCAACCGCTGGGTGCACGTCAACGGTTGGGTGGCCGATCTCAGCGCATTGCACTATCACACGCTGCACTGGTGGGTGACGATCGGCGTGTTCGTGTGGCTGTTCTGGCGGCGACGCGAGCGCTACCGGCGGGCGTCACTCGTGCTGGCGGTGACGACCCTCATCGCGCTGGCCGGGTTCTTCCTGATTCCGACTGCGCCACCGCGGATGTATCCGGGGTACGTCGACATCATGGCCCAGACCGCGTCGTGGGGCTGGTGGGAGGGGTCGGGTTCTCCGGGCCCGGAGTCGGTCACGAATCAGTTCGCCGCGATGCCGTCGCTGCACTGCGGCTGGGCGATCTGGTGCGGGGTGATGATCGCGATGTATGCGCGGCGGACGTGGGTACGGGTGCTCGGGGTGCTGTATCCGATCAGCACCGGCTTCGTCGTGATCGGGACGGCCAATCACTATGCGCTGGACGTGATCGCGATCGCCGTGGTGATCGCGGTGGCGATGGCGATCGTGTACGTGCCGTGGCGTCAGGCCGCGGAGGCGGTCGCGCGCAAGTTGGCGGTGTCGGGGAGATCCGTCGCGTAG
- a CDS encoding ATP-binding cassette domain-containing protein: MTTTTSAGLAIDAHGLVKHFGSTRAVNGVDLAVPTGSVYGVLGPNGAGKTTTVSMLATLLRPDAGRATVFGYDVVDDAVAVRSLVGVTGQYASVDEDLTATQNLVLFGRLLGLSRPAARSRADELLEEFSLTEAADRPLKNFSGGMRRRLDLAASLIDTPPLLFLDEPTTGLDPRTRAQMWETIRNLVRQGSTVLLTTQYLDEADQLADRIAVIDHGMVVADGTADELKQSVGASTLQLVPVDRADAQEVSRIVEAILGETATLSPEAARVSVGLQKPDLVPDVLIALRENEIAIDEINVQKPSLDEVFLTITGRPADDQNVTDTITEEVA; the protein is encoded by the coding sequence ATGACAACCACCACCTCTGCCGGCCTGGCGATCGATGCGCACGGGCTGGTCAAACATTTCGGATCGACCCGCGCCGTCAACGGCGTGGATCTGGCCGTCCCGACCGGTTCGGTGTACGGCGTGCTCGGCCCGAACGGGGCCGGGAAGACCACCACCGTCAGCATGCTCGCGACGCTGCTGCGCCCTGACGCGGGCCGTGCGACCGTCTTCGGCTACGACGTCGTCGACGACGCCGTGGCTGTTCGTTCCCTCGTCGGTGTGACGGGGCAGTACGCCTCGGTCGACGAGGACCTCACCGCGACACAGAACCTGGTCCTGTTCGGCCGGCTGCTCGGGCTGTCGCGCCCCGCAGCACGCTCGCGCGCCGACGAACTGCTCGAGGAGTTCTCGCTGACCGAGGCCGCCGACCGACCGCTGAAGAACTTCTCCGGCGGCATGCGACGCCGTCTCGATCTCGCGGCAAGCCTCATCGACACCCCGCCACTGCTGTTCCTCGACGAACCCACCACCGGGCTCGATCCCCGCACACGGGCTCAGATGTGGGAAACCATCCGCAATCTCGTCCGGCAGGGTTCGACGGTATTGCTCACCACCCAGTATCTCGATGAGGCCGATCAACTCGCGGATCGTATCGCCGTCATCGACCACGGGATGGTGGTCGCGGACGGCACCGCCGACGAACTCAAGCAGTCGGTCGGTGCCAGCACCCTGCAGCTCGTCCCGGTGGACCGTGCCGACGCGCAGGAGGTGTCGCGGATCGTCGAGGCCATCCTCGGCGAGACCGCGACCCTGAGCCCGGAGGCCGCGCGTGTCTCCGTCGGCCTCCAGAAGCCCGACCTGGTTCCCGATGTCCTGATCGCGCTGCGCGAGAACGAGATCGCGATCGACGAGATCAACGTCCAAAAGCCGAGCCTCGACGAGGTGTTCCTCACCATCACCGGCCGGCCCGCCGACGACCAGAACGTCACCGACACCATCACAGAGGAGGTGGCCTGA